From Pseudomonas sp. stari2, a single genomic window includes:
- a CDS encoding DUF350 domain-containing protein yields the protein MLEVLSVSLNKAALVGFAAYLIGAVLLFMLFQFVYTRITPHKEFELIRGGNNAAAIALSGAIIGFAIPASNIIAHSINVLDFVLWAVIAAAVQLLAFLATGLVLKGTSQRIANGEVAAGIYVAAVAISVGMLNAACMTPSY from the coding sequence ATGCTGGAAGTGCTGTCCGTTTCCCTGAACAAGGCCGCGCTGGTCGGTTTCGCCGCCTACCTGATCGGCGCCGTGCTGCTGTTCATGCTGTTTCAGTTCGTCTACACCCGCATCACGCCGCACAAGGAGTTCGAACTGATTCGCGGCGGCAACAACGCGGCTGCCATCGCTCTGTCGGGTGCGATCATCGGTTTCGCGATTCCGGCGAGCAACATCATCGCCCACTCGATCAACGTCCTCGATTTCGTCCTGTGGGCCGTGATTGCAGCGGCGGTGCAATTGCTGGCATTCCTGGCGACCGGCCTGGTGCTCAAAGGCACGTCCCAACGCATTGCCAACGGTGAAGTCGCCGCCGGTATCTACGTCGCTGCGGTGGCGATCAGCGTCGGCATGCTCAACGCTGCGTGCATGACACCGTCCTACTGA
- a CDS encoding glutathionylspermidine synthase family protein produces the protein MKKIHCAERHDWKQTAESLGFMFHTIDDQPYWDERAYYQFTLAQIENDLEDPTTELHEMCMDLVDRVVHSEELLDRLSIPPAYYDMVRTSWLEGHPHLYGRMDFSYSGNGPAKLLELNYDTPTSLYEAAAFQWGWLEQCIERGMLPRHADQFNSIDTRLHEAFAQLKLKRPFYFASMKDSVEDRGTTDYLRLIAEKVGIESRHIDIEDIGLTAEGRFVDLEDRWIPHLFKLHAWEFIFHEPFGAAIAECDTQFFEPAWKSILSNKGALPLLWEMHKGHPNLLAAHRDPNPGSAVPKGWVRKPYFSREGANIELQTADGLIVKEDGPYTDAPFILQEFAPLPKFDDSYTLIGSWVIGDQAAGIGVREDNSLITKDSSRFLPHLILD, from the coding sequence ATGAAGAAGATCCATTGCGCCGAGCGCCACGACTGGAAACAGACTGCCGAAAGTCTCGGCTTCATGTTTCACACCATCGACGACCAACCCTACTGGGATGAACGCGCGTACTACCAGTTCACGCTCGCGCAGATCGAAAACGATCTGGAGGATCCGACCACCGAACTGCACGAGATGTGCATGGATCTGGTCGACCGTGTCGTGCACAGCGAGGAATTGCTCGATCGCCTGAGCATTCCACCGGCGTACTACGACATGGTCAGAACGTCCTGGCTGGAAGGCCATCCGCATCTGTACGGACGCATGGACTTCTCCTACAGCGGCAACGGCCCGGCGAAACTGCTTGAACTCAACTACGACACGCCCACCAGCCTGTACGAAGCGGCGGCGTTTCAGTGGGGCTGGCTGGAACAATGCATCGAGCGTGGGATGCTGCCGCGCCATGCCGACCAGTTCAACAGCATAGACACCCGTCTGCATGAGGCTTTTGCTCAGTTGAAGCTCAAGCGCCCGTTCTACTTTGCGTCGATGAAAGACTCGGTTGAGGACAGGGGCACCACGGACTATTTGCGACTGATCGCGGAAAAGGTCGGCATCGAATCACGGCACATCGATATCGAAGACATCGGTCTGACTGCCGAAGGGCGCTTCGTCGATCTTGAAGATCGCTGGATTCCTCACTTGTTCAAACTGCACGCCTGGGAGTTCATCTTCCATGAGCCGTTCGGCGCAGCCATTGCCGAATGCGACACGCAGTTTTTCGAGCCTGCCTGGAAATCCATCCTCTCCAACAAGGGCGCCCTGCCCCTGCTCTGGGAAATGCACAAGGGCCATCCGAATCTGCTGGCCGCTCATCGCGATCCGAACCCGGGCAGCGCAGTGCCGAAAGGCTGGGTACGCAAACCGTACTTCTCCCGGGAAGGTGCCAACATCGAGCTGCAAACTGCTGACGGTCTGATCGTCAAAGAGGATGGTCCCTACACGGATGCGCCCTTCATCCTGCAGGAATTTGCGCCGCTGCCGAAGTTCGATGACAGCTACACGCTGATTGGCTCCTGGGTGATCGGCGACCAGGCCGCAGGGATTGGCGTGCGGGAGGACAACAGTCTGATCACCAAGGATTCGAGCCGGTTCTTGCCGCATCTGATTCTTGACTGA
- a CDS encoding GlxA family transcriptional regulator, whose protein sequence is MGVERAVAELGVLIYPGAQLAAVHGLTDLFGVADRIAVEHQAAQLPRLRVSHWQVENEQAPVRIYDSHPAAETGLLAVLIPPSIAGFSAEQASPGLLQWLRDQHGRGATLGGVCVGSWLLAESGLLNGRSATTHWTSAKAFAERYPQIRLNADTPIVDDGDLITTAGLMAWSELGLRLVDRLLGPSIASATARFLVMEHSDSASACGSNFAPILNHGDASILKVQHWLQSTGATDVSLASMAERSGLEERTFLRRFRAATGLKPTEYCQHLRVGKAREMLEFSNGTIDHIAWTVGYQDPGAFRAIFKKITGLAPSDYRNRFGVTPPTALAR, encoded by the coding sequence ATGGGTGTTGAAAGGGCCGTTGCCGAGCTGGGCGTGCTGATTTATCCCGGCGCGCAACTGGCGGCGGTGCATGGCTTGACCGACTTGTTCGGCGTGGCCGACCGGATCGCCGTCGAGCATCAGGCCGCGCAATTACCGAGACTGCGGGTGAGTCACTGGCAGGTCGAGAACGAGCAGGCACCGGTCAGGATTTACGACAGTCATCCCGCTGCAGAAACGGGTTTGCTGGCGGTGCTGATTCCGCCGTCGATCGCCGGGTTCAGTGCAGAGCAGGCATCGCCAGGATTGCTGCAATGGCTGCGCGACCAGCATGGCCGTGGCGCGACGCTGGGCGGCGTCTGCGTGGGCTCGTGGCTGCTGGCCGAAAGCGGTCTGCTCAACGGTCGCAGCGCCACCACTCACTGGACCTCGGCCAAGGCCTTTGCCGAGCGTTATCCGCAGATCAGGCTCAACGCCGACACACCGATTGTCGATGACGGCGACCTGATCACCACCGCCGGGCTCATGGCCTGGTCGGAACTGGGGCTGCGGCTGGTCGATCGCCTGCTCGGGCCGAGCATCGCCAGCGCCACTGCGCGTTTCCTGGTGATGGAGCACAGCGACAGCGCCAGTGCCTGCGGCAGCAATTTCGCGCCGATCCTCAACCATGGCGACGCGTCGATTCTCAAGGTCCAGCACTGGCTGCAAAGCACCGGTGCGACCGACGTTTCGCTGGCCTCCATGGCCGAACGCTCGGGGCTGGAGGAGCGCACGTTCCTGCGCCGGTTCCGTGCCGCGACGGGCCTGAAACCCACCGAATACTGCCAGCACCTGCGGGTCGGCAAGGCCCGGGAAATGCTCGAGTTCAGCAACGGCACCATCGATCACATTGCGTGGACGGTGGGGTATCAGGATCCGGGAGCCTTTCGCGCCATCTTCAAGAAAATCACCGGGCTGGCGCCGAGTGACTATCGCAATCGGTTCGGCGTGACCCCACCGACCGCGCTGGCGAGATAA
- a CDS encoding lysylphosphatidylglycerol synthase domain-containing protein yields MSHSQAHAAVHPAPAGKSRWSRWKRPLTLLFFLALIVLLTMFASRIEWAEVLQTLADFKVRTLIIASSLTLLSFLVYASFDLIGRTYIRQDLTWKQILPVGVISYAFNLNLSAWVGGIAMRYRLYSRLGVSKSNIAKILGLSLATNWFGYMTIAGAVFSSGLVSMPPGWKVSSDALQGIGVLLLVISFGYLVACRFSRRREWSIRGVEINLPSLRMAVLQLLLGALNWSLMAAVIFTLLPGKLDYPLVLGVLLISAIAGVITHIPAGLGVLEAVFVALLQHEASRGSLVAGLLAYRAIYFLLPLLITVVMYLVVEAKAKALRIKKKPKS; encoded by the coding sequence ATGAGCCATTCCCAAGCCCACGCGGCGGTGCATCCGGCACCGGCGGGCAAGTCTCGCTGGAGTCGCTGGAAACGTCCGCTGACCCTGCTGTTTTTTCTTGCGCTGATCGTCCTGCTGACGATGTTCGCCAGCCGCATCGAATGGGCCGAGGTGCTGCAAACCCTCGCCGACTTCAAGGTGCGAACGCTGATCATCGCCTCCAGCCTGACCTTGCTGAGCTTTCTGGTGTACGCCAGTTTCGACCTGATCGGCCGCACTTACATCCGTCAGGATCTGACGTGGAAACAGATCCTGCCGGTGGGCGTCATCAGCTATGCGTTCAACCTCAACTTGAGCGCATGGGTCGGCGGGATTGCCATGCGTTACCGGCTGTATTCGCGACTCGGGGTGAGTAAAAGCAACATCGCCAAGATCCTCGGCCTGAGCCTGGCGACCAACTGGTTCGGCTACATGACCATCGCCGGCGCGGTGTTCAGCAGTGGGCTGGTCAGCATGCCACCGGGCTGGAAAGTCAGCAGCGATGCGTTGCAGGGCATTGGTGTGTTGCTGCTGGTGATCAGCTTCGGTTATCTGGTCGCCTGCCGTTTTTCCAGGCGTCGCGAGTGGTCGATTCGCGGGGTGGAAATCAACCTGCCGTCGCTGCGCATGGCCGTTCTGCAACTGCTGCTCGGCGCGCTCAACTGGTCGTTGATGGCGGCGGTGATTTTCACTTTGCTGCCGGGCAAGCTCGACTATCCGCTGGTGCTCGGCGTGCTGCTGATCAGTGCGATTGCCGGGGTCATTACTCACATTCCCGCCGGGCTCGGGGTGCTGGAAGCAGTGTTCGTCGCCCTGCTGCAGCACGAGGCTTCGCGCGGCAGTCTGGTGGCTGGGTTGCTGGCCTATCGAGCAATTTATTTTCTGCTGCCGCTGCTGATCACCGTGGTGATGTATCTGGTGGTGGAAGCCAAGGCCAAGGCGCTGCGGATCAAGAAAAAGCCCAAGTCCTGA
- a CDS encoding alpha/beta fold hydrolase → MTARSESIQIDIDDEQMSGTFLSPKSKVPGVLFVHGWGGSQERDLERAKGIAGLGCVCLTFDLRGHTGGTGIPLSRVTREDNLRDLLAAYDRLLAHPALDTSAIAVVGTSYGGYLASILTSLRPVRWLALRVPALYRDEQWHTPKRDLDKADLRDYRGTLVRADSNRALHACSQFTGDVLLVQSETDDYVPHATIMSYRAACQQTHSLTHRIIDGADHALSDPTSQQAYTSILVDWITEMVVGERLSIIQSR, encoded by the coding sequence ATGACGGCTAGAAGCGAAAGCATTCAAATCGACATTGATGACGAACAGATGAGCGGGACGTTCCTCAGTCCCAAATCGAAAGTCCCCGGCGTGTTGTTCGTGCACGGCTGGGGCGGCAGTCAGGAGCGGGACCTGGAACGGGCCAAAGGCATCGCCGGCCTGGGCTGCGTGTGCCTGACATTCGACTTGCGCGGGCACACCGGCGGCACTGGCATTCCGCTGAGCCGGGTCACCCGTGAAGACAACCTGCGCGACTTGCTGGCGGCCTACGACCGACTGCTCGCGCACCCGGCGCTGGACACCTCGGCCATCGCGGTGGTCGGCACCAGTTACGGCGGTTATCTCGCCTCGATCCTCACCTCATTGCGCCCGGTGCGCTGGCTGGCGCTGCGCGTCCCGGCGCTGTATCGCGATGAGCAATGGCACACACCCAAGCGCGATCTGGACAAGGCTGACCTGCGCGATTATCGCGGCACTCTGGTACGTGCTGACAGCAACCGGGCGCTGCATGCCTGCTCGCAATTCACCGGCGATGTGCTGCTGGTGCAATCGGAAACCGACGATTATGTGCCTCACGCGACAATCATGAGTTATCGCGCTGCGTGCCAGCAGACTCACTCGCTCACCCACCGGATCATCGATGGTGCTGACCATGCCCTGAGCGATCCGACTTCGCAGCAGGCCTACACCTCGATCCTGGTCGACTGGATCACCGAGATGGTGGTGGGCGAACGGTTGAGCATCATTCAATCGCGCTGA
- a CDS encoding YjfI family protein, with the protein MKSNSPATKSESPKGVRSTTSAKKPSSFYMKQMRAGLAAAGYVKHETWVLPENRSLLKQMEQQLRQPILAGSFMSENYMSAGNNWNIDSLYNAFKALDEVASHEITLSLIQSAEPSLKLEMNEFGGLPIHIAIAGQQIIVDTVLVDIDSITDVRTFNDAVLRSREMFPLSSIGIETMPNGQTVYNMFGALSADSSLTNVVTEVKTLVDNVQRASEAFEHFFK; encoded by the coding sequence ATGAAAAGCAACTCCCCTGCAACAAAATCGGAGAGCCCGAAGGGAGTGCGCTCGACAACGTCCGCGAAAAAACCGTCGAGCTTCTATATGAAGCAGATGCGCGCGGGCCTGGCTGCCGCCGGTTATGTGAAACACGAAACTTGGGTGCTTCCCGAAAACCGAAGCTTGCTCAAGCAAATGGAGCAACAGCTACGCCAACCGATTCTGGCTGGCTCTTTCATGTCGGAGAATTACATGAGCGCAGGCAACAACTGGAACATCGATAGCCTCTACAACGCTTTCAAGGCACTGGACGAGGTGGCTTCCCACGAGATCACGCTGTCCCTGATCCAGAGCGCCGAACCCAGCCTCAAGCTGGAAATGAACGAATTCGGCGGCCTGCCGATTCACATCGCCATCGCGGGTCAGCAGATCATCGTCGATACCGTGCTGGTGGACATCGATTCGATCACCGACGTGCGCACCTTCAATGACGCGGTGCTGCGCAGCCGGGAAATGTTCCCGCTGTCGTCGATCGGCATCGAGACCATGCCCAACGGTCAGACCGTCTACAACATGTTCGGCGCGCTGAGTGCGGATTCGAGCCTGACCAACGTGGTCACCGAGGTGAAAACCCTGGTCGACAACGTGCAGCGCGCCAGCGAAGCCTTCGAACACTTCTTCAAGTAA
- a CDS encoding DUF2491 family protein, with protein sequence MGWLKNLLGSPAPIPEAVGGPLGLAQGKGIRFDTTLGLLLDGSTSVRVPDAQAIWSAGWIDLGQSNKLYRYYLDNEDFWLQVHVTGDDQIESVTLFNYVSYVTVNSDAELQRLAGPNSLIGLPAYTHDGVSYTREWGTERGQTELVPLTEQVINPDESYTIEHHSMLYARETGLTDRRELLLFSVEQDEEGTVSLSTSLGISLYTTDLSTI encoded by the coding sequence ATGGGATGGTTAAAGAACTTGCTGGGGAGCCCGGCTCCAATACCTGAAGCTGTCGGCGGCCCGCTTGGCCTGGCGCAGGGCAAAGGCATCCGGTTCGATACGACGCTCGGCCTGCTGCTCGATGGCAGCACCTCGGTACGAGTTCCCGATGCCCAGGCCATCTGGAGCGCCGGCTGGATCGACCTCGGCCAGTCGAACAAGCTGTATCGCTACTACCTGGACAACGAAGATTTCTGGCTGCAGGTCCACGTCACCGGCGACGATCAGATCGAATCGGTGACGCTGTTCAATTACGTCAGCTATGTCACGGTCAACAGTGACGCCGAGCTGCAGCGCCTGGCCGGCCCGAACAGCCTGATCGGCCTGCCGGCCTACACCCATGACGGCGTGTCCTACACCCGCGAATGGGGCACCGAACGCGGCCAGACCGAACTGGTCCCGCTCACCGAACAAGTGATCAATCCCGACGAGTCCTACACCATCGAGCACCATTCGATGCTGTACGCCCGGGAAACCGGCCTGACCGACCGTCGTGAGCTGCTGCTGTTCTCCGTCGAACAGGACGAAGAAGGCACCGTCAGCCTGAGCACATCGCTGGGCATCTCGCTGTACACCACCGATCTGAGCACCATTTAA
- a CDS encoding PspA/IM30 family protein produces MTQSIWSKLFTALRGGANEVGEAIVDQQALRILDQEIRDADSALSNARRELVTIMAKHKLSADRVSEYDAKIKDLEAKAVSALNAGREDLAMEVAEAISTLTNDLTTEKAQSDEFGTYAENMRKDINKAEARIKSLRQQVDMAKARESVQKAQVSASIASGGANGKLETAVGTLNRLQEKQKQRAAELNAQDELADATTGNDLERKLREAGITPNEGSANAILERLKQKSAQ; encoded by the coding sequence ATGACTCAGTCCATCTGGAGCAAGTTGTTCACCGCTCTGCGCGGCGGTGCCAATGAAGTCGGCGAAGCGATCGTCGACCAACAGGCCCTGCGCATCCTCGACCAGGAAATCCGTGACGCCGACAGCGCCCTGTCCAACGCCCGTCGCGAACTGGTCACCATCATGGCCAAGCACAAGCTGTCCGCCGACCGCGTGAGCGAGTACGACGCCAAGATCAAGGACCTGGAAGCCAAGGCTGTTTCGGCCCTGAACGCCGGCCGTGAAGATCTGGCGATGGAAGTCGCCGAAGCGATTTCGACCCTGACCAACGACCTGACCACCGAGAAGGCCCAGAGCGACGAATTCGGCACCTACGCCGAAAACATGCGCAAGGACATCAACAAGGCCGAAGCGCGGATCAAGAGCCTGCGCCAGCAAGTGGACATGGCCAAGGCCCGTGAAAGCGTGCAGAAAGCGCAGGTCAGCGCATCCATCGCCAGCGGCGGCGCCAATGGCAAGCTGGAAACAGCAGTCGGCACCTTGAACCGTCTGCAGGAAAAGCAAAAGCAACGCGCCGCCGAGCTGAACGCTCAGGACGAACTGGCCGATGCCACGACCGGCAACGATCTGGAACGCAAGCTGCGTGAAGCCGGCATCACGCCGAACGAGGGCAGCGCCAACGCGATCCTCGAACGACTGAAGCAGAAGTCGGCCCAGTAA
- the clsB gene encoding cardiolipin synthase ClsB translates to MSSAPLEKSAVEPVSITPPVREPGTVDVEYRWQGNNRVELLENGEEFFPRVFEAMRAAKSEILLETFIVFEDKVGKQLQEILIDAARRGVRTTVSLDGFGCGELSAGYLTALSDAGVHLQIFDPAPKHLGVRTNWFRRLHRKIVVVDGLVAFIGGINFSGDHLADFGPEAKQDYSVEVQGPAVTDIHHFALLQSGRPGRARFWWQRRRQRRAEMAFDDHDGQVRLVFRDNDQHNTDIEDVYLQVLRRAQRRVVIANAYFFPGYRLLREIRNAARRGVEVRLILQGQPDMLVAKLAARMTYDYLLKAGVQIHEYCERPLHGKVALVDEEWSTVGSSNLDPLSLSLNLEANVLIRDRAFNRLLFERLEDLSHNHCKAMDATKSPRGRIWHMTVGFLVFHFLRHFPAMAGWLPAHKPRLKPFFQAAGSDPS, encoded by the coding sequence ATGAGCAGTGCACCGTTGGAGAAATCCGCCGTGGAGCCGGTCAGCATCACCCCGCCCGTACGCGAGCCGGGCACCGTCGATGTCGAGTATCGCTGGCAGGGAAACAACCGCGTCGAGCTGCTGGAAAACGGCGAGGAATTTTTCCCCCGGGTGTTCGAAGCGATGCGCGCGGCGAAAAGCGAAATCCTGCTGGAGACCTTCATCGTCTTCGAAGACAAGGTCGGCAAGCAATTGCAGGAAATTCTTATCGATGCCGCCCGGCGTGGCGTGCGCACCACCGTCAGCCTCGACGGCTTCGGTTGTGGGGAACTGAGCGCCGGTTATCTGACCGCGTTGAGCGATGCCGGCGTGCATCTGCAGATCTTCGATCCGGCACCCAAACATCTGGGGGTTCGCACCAACTGGTTCCGGCGGTTGCATCGCAAGATCGTGGTGGTCGACGGGTTGGTCGCGTTCATTGGCGGGATCAATTTCTCCGGCGATCACCTGGCCGATTTCGGCCCCGAAGCGAAGCAGGATTATTCGGTAGAAGTTCAGGGCCCGGCGGTGACCGACATCCATCATTTCGCCCTGCTGCAAAGCGGCCGACCGGGACGCGCAAGGTTTTGGTGGCAACGGCGTCGGCAGCGTCGAGCGGAAATGGCGTTCGATGATCACGACGGCCAGGTGCGTCTGGTGTTCCGCGACAATGACCAGCACAACACCGATATCGAAGACGTCTATTTGCAGGTGCTGCGCCGCGCCCAACGGCGGGTGGTGATCGCCAACGCCTACTTCTTTCCCGGCTATCGCCTGCTGCGCGAGATCCGCAACGCAGCCCGGCGCGGGGTCGAGGTGCGGCTGATTCTGCAGGGACAGCCGGACATGCTGGTGGCCAAACTCGCCGCGCGCATGACCTACGACTACCTGCTCAAGGCCGGTGTGCAGATTCATGAATATTGCGAGCGGCCGCTGCACGGCAAAGTGGCGCTGGTGGATGAAGAATGGAGCACCGTCGGCTCAAGCAATCTCGACCCGTTGAGCCTGTCGCTGAACCTGGAAGCCAACGTGCTGATTCGCGACCGAGCCTTCAATCGTCTGCTGTTCGAACGCCTCGAAGACCTCAGCCACAACCACTGCAAGGCGATGGACGCCACGAAATCACCACGCGGGCGAATCTGGCACATGACCGTGGGTTTTCTGGTGTTTCACTTCCTGCGGCATTTCCCGGCAATGGCCGGCTGGCTGCCGGCACACAAGCCACGACTCAAACCCTTTTTCCAGGCCGCCGGGAGTGATCCTTCATGA
- a CDS encoding cysteine hydrolase family protein — protein sequence MARQALIVVDIQNDYFPQGKWPLAGVDAAADNAARLIAAFREAGDPVIHIRHEFTSADAPFFTPGSEGAKLHSKVLNRADEPVVLKHFVNAFRETELQSILDEQDIKELVVVGSMSHMCIDGVVRAAADLGYTVTVIHDACATRDLEFNGLIVPAAQVHAAFMSSLGFAYASVVSADEFLAATR from the coding sequence ATGGCCAGGCAAGCGCTCATCGTAGTCGATATCCAGAACGACTACTTCCCCCAAGGCAAGTGGCCGCTGGCTGGCGTCGACGCCGCCGCCGACAATGCCGCCCGACTGATCGCCGCGTTCCGTGAAGCGGGTGATCCGGTGATCCATATCCGTCACGAATTCACCTCGGCGGATGCCCCGTTCTTCACCCCGGGCTCTGAGGGCGCAAAATTGCATTCCAAGGTGCTCAACCGCGCCGATGAACCGGTAGTGCTCAAGCATTTCGTCAACGCGTTCCGCGAAACCGAGCTGCAATCGATCCTCGATGAGCAAGACATCAAGGAACTGGTGGTGGTCGGCAGCATGAGCCACATGTGCATTGACGGCGTTGTCCGGGCTGCGGCGGATCTGGGCTACACCGTCACGGTGATCCACGATGCCTGCGCCACCCGCGACCTGGAATTCAATGGTTTGATCGTGCCGGCGGCTCAAGTGCATGCGGCGTTCATGTCCTCGCTGGGTTTTGCCTACGCCAGTGTGGTCTCGGCAGACGAATTCCTCGCGGCCACCCGTTAA
- a CDS encoding DUF1190 domain-containing protein, with protein sequence MKRSKYVQLSLAASVALAISGELAAEEQQRNFQSVEQCVDAEVAADACSNAYVAALTKHRRLTPVYDDKEKCDADFAAGWCQKNSDGRFIPKMSGFKVPQNVEAPQDLDALANAQMPAGEAAPVQTTQSTSHSSGGSSNGWLSGWLIGNAMSNNRSNDSRPVYRERDTRTTYETSTLNRRIESAPTTRSDSDYTSSRSKPVNVASSTSRGGFGSQSSARSGWGGWGSSSS encoded by the coding sequence ATGAAACGAAGCAAGTACGTTCAACTGTCCCTGGCGGCCTCGGTGGCGCTGGCGATTTCCGGCGAATTGGCCGCCGAGGAACAACAGCGCAACTTCCAGAGCGTGGAACAGTGCGTCGACGCCGAAGTCGCAGCCGACGCCTGCTCTAACGCCTACGTAGCGGCCCTGACCAAACATCGGCGCCTCACCCCTGTCTATGACGACAAAGAGAAGTGCGACGCGGACTTTGCCGCCGGCTGGTGTCAGAAAAATTCCGACGGCCGCTTCATACCGAAAATGAGTGGCTTCAAAGTGCCGCAGAATGTTGAGGCGCCACAGGATCTCGACGCACTCGCCAATGCCCAGATGCCGGCCGGTGAAGCCGCACCTGTGCAGACCACGCAGAGCACATCGCACAGTTCCGGTGGCTCAAGCAACGGCTGGCTCAGCGGATGGCTGATCGGCAATGCCATGAGCAATAACCGCTCGAACGATTCGCGGCCGGTCTACCGCGAGCGCGATACGCGTACGACGTACGAAACCTCGACACTGAACCGACGAATCGAATCGGCTCCGACAACTCGAAGCGATTCGGACTACACAAGCTCCCGGAGTAAACCGGTCAATGTGGCCTCTTCGACTTCCCGCGGCGGCTTCGGCAGCCAGTCCAGTGCGCGCAGCGGTTGGGGCGGCTGGGGCAGTTCGAGCAGCTGA
- a CDS encoding single-stranded DNA-binding protein: MARGVNKVILVGTCGQDPEVRYLPNGNAVTNLSLATSEQWTDKQTGQKVEKTEWHRVSMFGKVAEIAGEYLRKGSQVYIEGKLQTREWEKDGIKRYTTEIVVDMQGTMQLLGGRPQQGDQQGGGNNYQQQAPRQQAPRPQQSAPQQRPAPAPQQAAPQPAPDFDSFDDDIPF; encoded by the coding sequence ATGGCCCGTGGGGTTAACAAAGTCATATTGGTCGGCACTTGCGGCCAGGATCCCGAAGTTCGCTACTTGCCTAACGGTAACGCCGTGACCAACCTGAGTCTGGCAACCAGCGAACAGTGGACCGACAAGCAGACCGGTCAGAAGGTCGAGAAGACCGAGTGGCACCGCGTTTCGATGTTCGGCAAGGTTGCCGAAATCGCCGGCGAATACCTGCGCAAGGGTTCGCAGGTGTACATCGAAGGCAAGCTGCAGACCCGCGAGTGGGAAAAAGACGGCATCAAGCGTTACACCACCGAAATCGTGGTCGACATGCAAGGCACCATGCAACTGCTGGGCGGCCGTCCACAACAGGGCGACCAACAAGGCGGTGGCAACAACTACCAGCAGCAGGCGCCACGCCAGCAGGCTCCGCGTCCGCAGCAGTCGGCTCCTCAGCAGCGTCCGGCCCCGGCTCCACAGCAGGCCGCGCCGCAGCCAGCTCCGGATTTCGACAGCTTCGATGACGATATCCCGTTCTGA
- a CDS encoding DUF3182 family protein: MTPTSRNKIVVAHSVRPDAPQHEVQTNKALARWLAQILGLKCGGSYDAQKHHGRDLYLLPTQTIVGAAKAHELGIKGPDDLWGGFVEHDFICTKAISHGLRSHQAHAPQGWSPLFSERIRNVVLDGFSVFAHEDARPAAEHLLYSGPIRLKPIHACAGRGQEVIKSLDAFDEILARSDIAKQFNEGVVLEQDLSHVVTHSVGQSFIGDRVLSYCGDQYLTEDAHGEEVYGGSNLLVVQGGYEELLKLDLADDVRLAIEQAQVFDSAADEAYPRFYASRRNYDIAQGLDSEGQPRSGVLEQSWRMGGASSAEVAALQSFVNDPSMRAIRVSSVETYIDQALPADAIEVYRGPAENSDFLLKYVTVKSYDG; this comes from the coding sequence ATGACCCCGACATCCCGCAACAAAATAGTGGTCGCCCATTCCGTACGGCCCGACGCGCCGCAACACGAAGTGCAGACCAACAAGGCGCTGGCCCGATGGCTGGCGCAGATTCTCGGACTGAAATGCGGCGGCAGCTACGACGCGCAAAAGCACCACGGTCGCGACCTGTATCTGCTGCCGACCCAAACCATTGTCGGCGCCGCCAAGGCCCATGAACTGGGTATCAAAGGCCCGGACGATCTTTGGGGCGGTTTCGTCGAGCACGATTTCATCTGCACCAAAGCCATCAGCCATGGCTTGCGCAGCCATCAGGCCCACGCGCCGCAAGGCTGGTCGCCGCTGTTTTCCGAACGCATTCGCAATGTCGTGCTCGACGGGTTCAGTGTATTTGCCCACGAGGATGCGCGACCCGCTGCTGAACATCTCTTGTACAGCGGCCCGATTCGCCTCAAGCCGATTCACGCCTGTGCCGGACGCGGTCAAGAAGTGATCAAAAGCCTCGACGCATTCGACGAAATCCTTGCGCGTTCCGATATTGCCAAACAGTTCAACGAAGGCGTGGTGCTGGAGCAGGACTTGAGCCATGTAGTTACACACAGCGTCGGTCAGTCATTCATCGGCGACCGGGTGCTCAGTTACTGCGGTGATCAATACTTGACCGAAGACGCCCATGGCGAGGAAGTGTACGGCGGTTCTAACCTGCTGGTGGTGCAGGGCGGTTACGAGGAACTGCTGAAACTGGACCTGGCGGACGATGTGCGGCTGGCCATCGAACAGGCGCAGGTTTTCGATAGCGCGGCGGATGAAGCTTATCCACGGTTCTACGCTTCGCGGCGTAACTACGACATCGCCCAGGGACTGGACAGCGAAGGCCAGCCACGCAGTGGCGTGCTCGAACAATCCTGGCGTATGGGCGGTGCGAGCAGTGCCGAAGTGGCGGCGTTGCAGAGTTTCGTCAACGATCCGTCGATGCGCGCGATCCGCGTCTCGTCGGTGGAAACCTACATCGACCAGGCCCTGCCGGCGGATGCCATCGAGGTCTATCGCGGCCCGGCCGAGAACAGCGATTTTCTCCTCAAATACGTAACGGTCAAATCCTATGACGGCTAG